One genomic region from Streptomyces sp. NBC_01431 encodes:
- a CDS encoding GNAT family N-acetyltransferase, with protein sequence MDTREHRAALDLFHDSLHQPPAADRDWASLSESLEPGGVRGAFRDDRLIAMHQSVPSDIVVPGGEPVPLSVQFRFAVRTGHTRRGVGTTLMTAALRATPEPLAVVRPSEGGVYGRFGFGVATRCRDLVIDRRRAVLAAEVPPGGDTYVPVPGEAAGLCGEVYGHTRSRPGSISRRPWYEQLMDRDLSAAGLFPRIVVHTGSDGPDGIVRYSVRGAGGGATARTVLDVDEMHCRTPQAWLGLWRFLLGVELVDEIRLRSRPLDEPVEWLFTDPRVCRVTDVRDEVWLRTVDVLAALRARTYGDGGSVVMDVHDPVLPGNSGHYLVGADEVCRTREPAQLTLSVSSLAAIYLGGVRPSALAAAGSVVALDSTALSTADRLFRTDTEPWCGTYI encoded by the coding sequence TTGGACACCCGCGAACACCGGGCCGCTCTGGACCTGTTCCACGACTCACTGCACCAACCACCCGCTGCCGACCGGGACTGGGCATCGCTGTCGGAGTCCCTGGAACCAGGTGGAGTACGGGGCGCGTTCCGCGACGACCGGTTGATCGCGATGCACCAGTCCGTCCCCTCGGACATCGTGGTGCCAGGTGGTGAACCAGTACCTCTCAGCGTGCAGTTCCGGTTCGCGGTCCGTACCGGACATACGCGCAGGGGTGTGGGGACGACGCTGATGACGGCCGCACTGCGGGCCACACCGGAGCCGCTGGCCGTGGTGCGGCCCAGCGAGGGAGGGGTCTACGGCCGCTTCGGATTCGGCGTGGCCACCCGCTGCCGCGACCTCGTGATCGACCGTCGCCGCGCCGTCCTCGCCGCCGAAGTCCCGCCAGGCGGAGACACCTACGTGCCGGTCCCGGGCGAGGCGGCCGGACTGTGCGGCGAGGTGTACGGACACACCCGCTCCCGACCGGGTTCCATCAGCAGGCGGCCCTGGTACGAGCAGCTGATGGACCGCGACCTGAGTGCGGCCGGGCTGTTCCCCCGGATCGTGGTACACACCGGCTCCGACGGCCCTGATGGGATCGTCCGCTACAGCGTGCGGGGAGCCGGTGGTGGAGCAACTGCCCGTACGGTGCTCGACGTTGACGAGATGCACTGTCGTACTCCCCAAGCATGGCTGGGGCTATGGCGGTTCCTGCTCGGCGTCGAACTGGTCGACGAGATTCGGCTGAGGTCGCGTCCGCTCGACGAACCGGTCGAGTGGCTTTTCACGGACCCGCGGGTGTGCCGGGTCACCGACGTCCGCGACGAGGTGTGGCTGCGGACGGTCGATGTCCTGGCGGCTCTGCGGGCACGCACATACGGCGACGGCGGCAGCGTGGTGATGGACGTGCACGACCCTGTGCTGCCCGGCAACTCGGGGCACTACCTGGTGGGGGCCGACGAGGTGTGCAGGACCCGCGAACCGGCCCAGCTCACCCTGTCCGTCAGCTCTCTGGCAGCCATCTACCTGGGCGGTGTACGCCCCTCGGCACTGGCGGCGGCCGGAAGTGTGGTGGCACTCGACTCCACAGCGCTGTCCACAGCGGACCGGCTGTTCCGCACGGATACGGAGCCGTGGTGCGGCACCTATATCTGA
- a CDS encoding MFS transporter: protein MTAVALHRNQTYVRLWVSYTLSSLGTFASLVSLPLLVMASSGSPVGVGLISFAGASFMLLVLPWAGLLVDRAGWQAVMVRADLVRGIAFGALTYTVVTHQVTIGAILCVTVVNSALGVPFISAAATALRAAVPSEQLSAALSVNQGRAAFVTILGPLAGASLYGVAPALPFAVDAVSFIASAALVATLPDPTAGPANGPTTRWTDITAGWRFLRGHPVLRYMTLNVIVTDFGINGVVVVLIISTSASGDALGTGVITACTGAGNLLGSAVTLWAIRHIRPRTLILAATWTGALAVSAIAVTDQVLWGALLAGCFCVATPVLGVLTNKTLLEEVPQDIVGRVQSVFQTLPRLVAATGPVVAGLLLGVLPVPAVVLLFAVPLLALALFTTLARALRPGLR from the coding sequence ATGACAGCGGTGGCTCTGCACCGCAACCAGACGTACGTGCGCCTGTGGGTTTCGTACACCTTGTCGTCCCTCGGCACCTTCGCGTCGCTGGTCTCCCTCCCCCTGCTCGTCATGGCGTCCTCGGGAAGTCCGGTCGGGGTCGGACTGATCAGCTTCGCCGGTGCGTCGTTCATGTTGCTCGTGCTGCCCTGGGCGGGCCTGCTGGTCGACCGGGCGGGCTGGCAGGCGGTAATGGTACGGGCCGACCTCGTCCGGGGCATCGCCTTCGGCGCCCTGACGTACACGGTCGTGACCCACCAGGTGACCATCGGCGCCATCCTCTGTGTCACCGTCGTCAACAGCGCACTCGGCGTGCCGTTCATCTCGGCCGCGGCCACCGCTCTGCGTGCGGCGGTGCCCTCGGAGCAGCTGTCCGCGGCCTTGTCGGTCAATCAGGGGCGGGCGGCGTTCGTGACCATCCTCGGCCCGCTGGCCGGTGCCTCGCTCTACGGTGTGGCGCCCGCCCTGCCGTTCGCCGTGGACGCCGTGTCGTTCATCGCCTCCGCCGCACTCGTGGCGACGCTGCCGGACCCCACCGCCGGACCCGCGAACGGGCCGACCACCCGCTGGACGGACATCACGGCGGGATGGCGCTTCCTGCGCGGCCATCCCGTCCTTCGGTACATGACGCTCAACGTGATCGTCACCGACTTCGGGATCAACGGTGTCGTCGTAGTCCTCATCATCAGCACATCCGCGTCGGGAGACGCCCTGGGGACGGGTGTGATCACCGCATGTACCGGAGCCGGGAACCTTCTGGGCTCCGCCGTCACGCTCTGGGCCATCCGGCACATCCGCCCACGCACCCTGATCCTGGCCGCCACATGGACGGGGGCACTCGCCGTGTCCGCCATCGCCGTCACGGACCAAGTGCTGTGGGGCGCGCTCCTCGCAGGCTGCTTCTGCGTGGCGACCCCGGTCCTCGGGGTGCTCACCAACAAGACGCTCCTGGAGGAGGTGCCGCAGGACATCGTCGGGCGGGTCCAGAGCGTCTTCCAGACCCTCCCCAGACTCGTCGCCGCCACCGGGCCGGTGGTCGCGGGCCTGCTCCTCGGAGTGCTGCCCGTCCCCGCCGTGGTGCTGCTGTTCGCGGTACCCCTGCTGGCCCTCGCCCTGTTCACCACCCTGGCCAGGGCGCTGCGGCCGGGCCTGCGCTGA
- a CDS encoding class III lanthipeptide yields MNAILELQELPVAEIDTDGELALASSVSNHCMTIID; encoded by the coding sequence ATGAACGCGATTCTCGAACTCCAGGAACTGCCCGTCGCCGAGATCGACACCGACGGTGAACTGGCCCTCGCCAGCAGCGTCAGCAACCACTGCATGACGATCATCGACTAA
- the lanKC gene encoding class III lanthionine synthetase LanKC, producing MSRIRNSVKPDDGWHHARHDDRERDLMDDYLRYCQAGPDFYDRPGHGAGQRFELTGRGVPEGWTLSHDDAWSHFAPVGHEFPEQGWKVHVSVVPREAAEVMDIVAKHCLGRRLPFKVLTGPQTHQRMNSKYAPRGSSGKLITIYPSDSAQLKGVLDELSVPLEGREGPYVLSDLRWRQGPLYVRFGGFRPMHTVDDRGRRVLAVRKPDGTLVPDVRGPGFRPPPWVEVPGFLKEQMEATAAASRAEPPMPYTVEKALHFSNGGGIYLAADPETGERVVLREARPHAGVDGKGNDAVARLYREARALEALGDLDFVPRFKGTFTAWEHHFLVQEYIEGETLWDYLAARNPATRASSDRAAYATYTQTALAILERLEAALAVLHERGYVFGDLHPRNVMVRPDGRIALVDFEVAHRPGLDAAPAIACPGFVAEHASSGTDRDTYALDCLRMALFVPLTLMLDLDPHKTTELADAVGELFPVPAQLTERIRVGLDRPAKRKRTGRAPAEAFAAAAEDLGGPAMRTLMSSLGQAIRASATPQRTDRLFPGDPRGLDDGGYNLAYGAAGVLYALRSAGQETDPDHVRWLAEATRRAPAVCGLHTGLHGAALVLHGLGHEQAAYDALDRAAPEVASATSPDLHAGLAGVALVLRHLARATDDPHWCDELAGVSTRLADIVTGAADGRTGGPGVPRAGLMHGFTGAALFFLRRYQDTEDATYLDHARLALDLDLAHCRTDESGEVALADGARLLPYLGLGSAGLAEAVALCNRYRPDERLATLHRGILRACHTPFTVEPGLLMGRAGLITALAAGEETRSAAITGLAHHVRRLSWHAVPRSVEPAGTEGVAFPGHQLLRLSMDLSNGTAGVLLALRACERAAGPTPAPAESMRTESAWAEAAGLPAPHITPA from the coding sequence GTGTCCCGCATCCGGAACTCCGTCAAGCCGGACGACGGATGGCATCACGCACGGCACGACGATCGGGAGCGTGACCTCATGGACGACTACCTTCGGTACTGCCAGGCCGGCCCGGACTTCTACGACCGCCCCGGCCACGGTGCCGGACAGCGCTTCGAACTCACCGGCCGAGGGGTGCCCGAAGGCTGGACACTGTCCCATGACGACGCCTGGAGCCATTTCGCTCCCGTGGGGCACGAGTTCCCGGAGCAGGGCTGGAAGGTGCACGTCTCGGTCGTTCCCCGGGAGGCGGCCGAGGTCATGGACATCGTGGCCAAGCACTGCCTGGGGCGTCGTCTGCCGTTCAAGGTCCTGACCGGGCCACAGACGCACCAGAGGATGAACAGCAAGTACGCCCCGCGTGGCAGCAGCGGCAAGCTGATCACCATCTACCCGTCGGACAGCGCCCAACTCAAGGGCGTGCTCGACGAGTTGTCCGTACCCCTGGAAGGGCGTGAGGGCCCGTACGTCCTCAGCGACCTACGGTGGCGGCAGGGTCCGCTGTACGTGCGCTTCGGTGGGTTCCGGCCGATGCACACGGTGGACGACCGGGGGCGCCGGGTGCTCGCCGTGCGCAAGCCCGACGGCACTCTGGTGCCGGATGTGCGGGGCCCCGGGTTCCGGCCGCCACCGTGGGTGGAGGTGCCCGGTTTCCTCAAGGAACAGATGGAGGCGACGGCCGCGGCCTCTCGTGCTGAACCCCCGATGCCGTACACGGTGGAGAAGGCACTGCACTTCTCGAACGGGGGCGGCATCTACCTCGCCGCGGACCCGGAGACGGGCGAGCGGGTGGTGCTGCGCGAGGCCCGGCCCCACGCGGGGGTCGACGGGAAGGGAAACGACGCGGTCGCGCGCCTGTACCGGGAGGCGCGGGCTCTGGAAGCGCTCGGCGACCTCGACTTCGTGCCGCGGTTCAAGGGGACGTTCACCGCCTGGGAGCACCACTTCCTCGTCCAGGAGTACATCGAGGGCGAGACCTTGTGGGACTACCTGGCCGCCCGCAACCCGGCGACCCGTGCGTCCAGCGACCGCGCCGCCTACGCCACGTACACCCAGACCGCACTCGCCATCCTCGAACGATTGGAGGCGGCGCTGGCCGTGCTCCACGAACGGGGATACGTGTTCGGGGATCTGCACCCCCGCAACGTCATGGTGCGGCCCGACGGCCGCATCGCGCTGGTCGACTTCGAGGTCGCTCATCGTCCCGGCCTCGATGCCGCCCCGGCCATCGCGTGCCCGGGTTTCGTCGCCGAGCACGCCTCGTCGGGCACCGACCGGGACACGTACGCCCTGGACTGTCTGCGCATGGCGCTCTTCGTGCCGCTCACTCTGATGCTCGACCTCGACCCCCACAAGACAACCGAGTTGGCTGACGCGGTCGGCGAACTCTTCCCGGTTCCGGCCCAGTTGACCGAGCGGATTCGCGTGGGTCTCGATCGGCCCGCCAAGCGGAAGAGGACCGGCCGCGCTCCGGCCGAGGCCTTCGCCGCGGCGGCCGAGGACCTCGGCGGCCCCGCGATGCGCACGCTCATGTCCTCGTTGGGGCAGGCGATACGTGCCAGCGCGACGCCGCAGCGCACCGACCGGCTCTTTCCCGGTGACCCGAGGGGCCTGGACGACGGCGGATACAACCTGGCCTACGGCGCTGCCGGGGTGCTGTACGCCCTGCGTTCGGCGGGCCAGGAAACCGACCCCGACCATGTCCGGTGGCTGGCGGAGGCGACCCGCCGGGCACCGGCCGTCTGCGGCCTGCACACGGGGCTGCACGGCGCCGCCCTCGTCCTGCACGGCCTGGGCCACGAACAAGCGGCGTACGACGCGCTCGACCGCGCGGCACCCGAGGTCGCCTCGGCCACGTCACCCGATCTGCACGCCGGCCTCGCCGGGGTCGCTCTGGTACTGCGTCACCTGGCCCGAGCCACCGACGACCCGCACTGGTGTGACGAACTCGCGGGTGTCTCCACTCGACTCGCCGACATCGTGACCGGAGCCGCCGATGGTCGCACCGGCGGTCCGGGCGTGCCCCGGGCGGGACTGATGCACGGCTTCACCGGTGCCGCCCTCTTCTTCCTGCGTCGCTACCAGGACACGGAGGACGCCACCTACCTGGACCACGCCCGGCTTGCCCTCGACCTCGATCTGGCGCACTGCCGCACCGACGAGTCCGGCGAGGTGGCACTGGCCGACGGGGCACGGCTGCTGCCGTACCTGGGGCTCGGCAGTGCCGGTCTCGCGGAAGCCGTAGCCCTGTGCAACCGGTACCGGCCGGACGAACGGCTCGCCACCCTGCACCGCGGCATCCTGCGGGCCTGCCACACCCCGTTCACTGTGGAGCCCGGTCTGTTGATGGGGCGCGCCGGGCTGATCACGGCACTGGCCGCCGGAGAGGAGACGCGGTCGGCAGCGATCACCGGGCTCGCCCACCACGTCCGCCGGCTGTCCTGGCACGCGGTGCCCCGCAGCGTCGAACCGGCCGGAACGGAGGGTGTCGCCTTCCCGGGGCACCAACTCCTGCGGCTGTCCATGGATCTGAGCAACGGCACGGCGGGTGTCCTGCTCGCCCTGCGCGCCTGCGAACGCGCCGCCGGGCCGACGCCCGCCCCTGCGGAGTCGATGCGGACCGAATCGGCATGGGCCGAGGCGGCCGGACTGCCCGCGCCACACATCACGCCCGCCTGA
- a CDS encoding LuxR C-terminal-related transcriptional regulator yields the protein MSHVPSRLCTVTLGARNVPRLRQFYRGLGWAELPEGDNGRAGFLLAGVLLVLYPLAEPAAGAERGAAGAGGWSGITLTCAVDSSQQVDAAFAAAVAADATTVAGPADRPSGGRSAYIADPEGNRWEIAWEPLRGWLTTEASPAPGVLAEPPRHPTDTESRPRESAGLEPPRRATAELLHHRGAPDEVVAAHLVAAGGSGPGWAAETLLCAARSARREGRPEQAVDYLRRALAEPLRPSRRGGVLTELGTLEVTLGPAERASGVRHLAESVRLEPQSDVSVFKAANALGTALAARGQTSTALEVMEELAERFTGHPELACAVQGAAALIASHDGHSWLETVHRLRRLATGSPLPPAPAARALLAEFDSTSGQLTAAQAVAVAHEVTAQPLDPFSRTYVLASAATLAQWADELELADRLVADGTAGHRGPLVDPGYQSLLSVHAESLVMRGRYRELLEACQDWGILAGAPRPVPSGFDNAHLVAQAVIALTEMDRIAEARQLAGTVAADSSQGSWEWNEFLYARGLLSLAEGAPAAALDDLLECGRRQSARQVMSPIVTPWRSAAADCQLLLGRPGAAVALAAEELETARRWGTPRCVGRAMRALGTATGSRAGLAMVGQAVDLLGSTADTTPELISALAAHGRMLSEAGHLTAARQALRSAARHAERIGADRLRTVVAEQLAAAGARRAAACQTGAHALTSSERRICDLAAQGHSNPEIAALLRLALRTVETHLTNSFRKLGVRRRTELARQLLTDPAARAQ from the coding sequence ATGTCTCACGTGCCTTCTCGCCTTTGTACAGTGACACTTGGTGCGCGGAACGTGCCGAGGCTGCGCCAGTTCTACCGCGGACTTGGCTGGGCGGAGTTACCCGAGGGCGACAACGGCCGGGCGGGTTTCCTGCTCGCGGGGGTGCTGCTGGTGCTGTATCCCCTGGCCGAGCCGGCGGCCGGCGCGGAACGCGGCGCCGCGGGTGCCGGGGGATGGTCGGGCATCACGCTGACCTGTGCTGTGGACAGTTCCCAGCAGGTGGACGCCGCCTTCGCGGCCGCTGTGGCCGCCGACGCGACCACGGTCGCCGGACCGGCGGACCGGCCCTCGGGAGGCCGGTCGGCGTATATCGCCGACCCCGAAGGCAACCGCTGGGAGATCGCGTGGGAACCCCTCAGAGGATGGTTGACAACGGAAGCATCGCCCGCGCCCGGCGTCCTGGCCGAACCACCCCGGCACCCCACCGACACGGAAAGCCGGCCCAGGGAGTCGGCCGGACTCGAACCACCGCGCCGAGCCACCGCCGAACTGCTGCACCACCGCGGCGCCCCGGATGAGGTGGTCGCCGCGCACCTGGTGGCGGCCGGCGGCAGCGGGCCAGGCTGGGCCGCAGAGACGCTGCTGTGCGCCGCCCGCTCGGCGCGGCGCGAGGGACGGCCGGAGCAGGCGGTGGACTATCTGCGCCGGGCCTTGGCGGAACCGCTGCGACCCAGCCGGCGCGGCGGTGTGCTGACGGAACTCGGCACCCTGGAAGTGACCCTGGGCCCGGCAGAGCGGGCCTCAGGGGTACGGCACCTGGCCGAATCGGTACGGCTGGAACCGCAGTCCGACGTGAGTGTCTTCAAGGCCGCGAACGCCCTGGGCACCGCGCTCGCCGCCCGTGGTCAGACCTCGACCGCGCTGGAGGTGATGGAGGAACTCGCCGAGCGGTTCACCGGCCATCCGGAACTGGCCTGTGCTGTTCAGGGCGCCGCGGCACTGATCGCCTCACACGACGGGCACAGCTGGCTGGAAACGGTGCACCGGCTGCGCCGGCTGGCCACCGGCTCACCCCTGCCGCCCGCGCCGGCCGCCCGCGCGCTGCTCGCCGAATTCGACTCCACCAGCGGCCAGTTGACCGCTGCCCAGGCCGTCGCGGTCGCCCACGAGGTGACAGCGCAACCACTGGACCCCTTCTCACGGACGTACGTACTGGCTTCCGCGGCCACGCTCGCCCAGTGGGCAGACGAACTCGAACTCGCCGACCGCCTCGTCGCGGACGGCACGGCCGGACACCGCGGTCCGTTGGTCGACCCCGGCTACCAGAGTCTGCTCAGTGTCCACGCCGAGAGCCTGGTGATGCGCGGCCGCTACCGAGAACTCCTTGAGGCATGCCAAGACTGGGGCATTCTGGCCGGTGCGCCCCGCCCCGTTCCCTCCGGCTTCGACAACGCTCACCTCGTGGCACAAGCCGTCATCGCCCTCACCGAGATGGACCGCATCGCCGAAGCCCGCCAACTGGCCGGCACAGTCGCCGCCGACAGCTCCCAGGGGTCCTGGGAATGGAACGAATTCCTCTACGCCCGAGGGCTGTTGAGCCTTGCGGAGGGCGCCCCGGCAGCCGCACTCGACGACCTGTTGGAGTGCGGCCGTCGACAGAGCGCACGACAGGTGATGAGCCCGATCGTCACCCCGTGGCGCTCCGCCGCCGCCGATTGCCAACTGCTCCTCGGCCGACCCGGGGCAGCCGTCGCCCTCGCTGCCGAGGAGCTGGAGACGGCCCGCCGTTGGGGCACCCCACGCTGCGTCGGACGGGCCATGCGGGCCCTCGGCACCGCCACCGGCAGCCGGGCCGGACTGGCGATGGTCGGGCAAGCCGTCGACCTGCTGGGCAGCACCGCCGACACCACCCCCGAGCTCATCTCCGCGCTGGCCGCCCACGGCCGGATGCTCTCCGAGGCCGGTCATCTCACCGCCGCCCGGCAGGCTCTGCGGTCGGCCGCCCGGCACGCCGAGCGGATCGGTGCCGACCGGTTGCGCACCGTTGTCGCCGAGCAGCTCGCCGCCGCCGGAGCCCGTCGAGCCGCCGCCTGCCAGACCGGTGCGCACGCCCTCACCAGCAGCGAAAGGCGCATCTGCGACCTGGCCGCCCAGGGACACTCCAACCCGGAGATCGCGGCGCTGCTGCGCCTGGCCCTGCGCACCGTGGAGACGCACCTGACCAACAGCTTCCGGAAACTCGGTGTGCGGCGGCGCACGGAACTCGCCAGGCAACTCCTCACCGACCCTGCCGCACGGGCCCAGTGA
- a CDS encoding MFS transporter, with protein sequence MPSRLLPPSGPARPLAAAQLVNSLGDGAYLVTSALYFSRIVGLSPTRIGLGLTLAWAVGAVAGVPLGRLADRRGPRTVAVLLAAATGASVAAFLFVRGFLPFVLAACCYATAQTGLAAARQALLAALVDRRDRTHVLAHLQATLNAGLAIGAAFGGVALHYGTRTAYLAVFALDAAAFLLCALVLLRLPTVPPRPAAPGKGPRIAVLRDRPYALVTFLNTLLLLRMPLISLAIPLWTVTRTNAPGWLVSALLVLNTGAVMLFQVRTASAVRDLPSAVRTVARGGVLMLASCAVFALSSAGAPAWVAVAVLLLAGGLQVAGEMMQSSGAWQIGFDLAPADQQGEYQGFFGMGVPLARMLGPLLLTALVIDWGVPGWLLLGLLFLGAGLALGPAVRWAERSNSRVLTVS encoded by the coding sequence ATGCCTTCTCGACTGCTGCCTCCCAGCGGCCCCGCCCGCCCCCTCGCCGCCGCCCAGCTCGTCAACTCACTTGGCGACGGCGCCTATTTGGTCACCTCGGCGCTGTACTTCAGCCGCATAGTCGGCCTCTCCCCCACCCGCATAGGTCTCGGTCTCACCCTTGCCTGGGCCGTGGGCGCGGTCGCCGGGGTCCCGCTCGGCCGGCTCGCCGACCGGCGCGGCCCGCGCACCGTCGCCGTACTGCTCGCCGCCGCCACCGGCGCCTCGGTCGCCGCCTTCCTGTTCGTCCGCGGTTTCCTCCCCTTCGTGCTGGCCGCCTGCTGCTACGCGACCGCCCAGACCGGCCTCGCCGCCGCCCGCCAAGCGCTCCTTGCCGCACTGGTCGACCGACGGGACCGTACGCACGTCCTCGCGCACCTCCAGGCCACCCTCAACGCCGGGCTCGCCATCGGCGCCGCGTTCGGCGGGGTCGCGCTCCACTACGGCACCCGCACCGCCTACCTCGCGGTGTTCGCCCTGGACGCGGCCGCCTTCCTGCTGTGCGCTCTCGTCCTGCTCCGACTGCCCACTGTCCCGCCCCGGCCGGCCGCGCCCGGCAAGGGGCCGCGGATCGCCGTGCTGCGCGACCGCCCCTACGCCCTGGTGACCTTCCTCAACACACTGCTCCTGCTGCGGATGCCGCTGATCAGCCTCGCCATTCCGCTGTGGACGGTCACCCGCACCAACGCGCCCGGCTGGCTGGTCTCCGCACTACTGGTGCTCAACACCGGCGCGGTGATGCTCTTCCAGGTCCGTACCGCCTCCGCCGTCCGCGATCTGCCCAGCGCGGTACGGACCGTGGCCCGCGGCGGTGTCCTGATGCTCGCCTCCTGTGCGGTGTTCGCCCTCAGCTCCGCGGGGGCTCCTGCCTGGGTCGCCGTGGCAGTACTGCTGCTCGCGGGCGGGCTCCAGGTGGCGGGCGAGATGATGCAGTCCTCGGGCGCCTGGCAGATCGGCTTCGATCTGGCCCCGGCCGACCAACAGGGCGAGTACCAGGGTTTCTTCGGCATGGGTGTGCCGCTGGCCAGGATGCTCGGTCCGCTGCTCCTCACCGCGCTCGTCATCGACTGGGGCGTGCCCGGCTGGCTGCTGCTCGGCCTCCTCTTCCTCGGCGCGGGCCTCGCACTGGGACCGGCGGTCCGTTGGGCCGAGCGGTCCAACTCGCGCGTGCTGACGGTGAGTTGA
- a CDS encoding C40 family peptidase yields MGSHRRPKPASRTRVTVLSATAAAVVALTSQAAQADPKPSKDEVKSKVDKLYDEAEQATEAANGAKEKQGQLEKQISQIQDKVARGQQELNTLRQGLGSMASAQYRSGGIDPSIALFLSSNPDDFLEKASSLDQLSAHQTEALQKIQGKQRALAQERKEAQDKLKDLADTTKVLSDKKQEVQGKLSDAQKLLNSLTAQEKASLVADDARANRSTERPDLGKDVPASQVGATALRAAETQLGKPYSYGKTGMASWDCSGLTGYAYAQAGVNLPRTSQEQATMGTRIGRSELKPGDLVLFFDDLHHIALYAGNNMVLHAPRTGTVVRYESMDNMPFQFGVRIG; encoded by the coding sequence GTGGGGTCCCACCGTCGTCCAAAGCCCGCGAGCCGCACCCGTGTGACCGTGCTCAGCGCGACCGCCGCCGCAGTCGTCGCCCTCACTTCGCAGGCCGCCCAGGCGGACCCGAAGCCATCCAAGGACGAGGTCAAGAGCAAGGTCGACAAGCTCTACGACGAGGCCGAGCAGGCGACCGAGGCGGCCAACGGCGCCAAGGAGAAGCAGGGTCAGCTGGAGAAGCAGATCAGCCAGATCCAGGACAAGGTCGCCCGTGGCCAGCAGGAGCTCAACACCCTGCGCCAGGGCCTCGGGTCGATGGCCTCGGCCCAGTACCGCTCCGGCGGCATCGACCCCTCGATCGCGCTCTTCCTGTCCTCCAACCCTGACGACTTCCTCGAAAAGGCGTCCTCGCTCGACCAGCTGAGCGCCCATCAGACCGAGGCACTGCAGAAGATCCAGGGCAAGCAGCGCGCTCTCGCCCAGGAGCGCAAGGAAGCCCAGGACAAGCTGAAGGACCTCGCCGACACCACCAAGGTGCTCAGCGACAAGAAGCAGGAAGTCCAGGGCAAGCTCAGCGACGCGCAGAAGCTTCTCAACTCGCTGACCGCGCAGGAGAAGGCCTCGCTCGTCGCCGACGACGCGCGCGCCAACCGTTCCACCGAGCGCCCGGACCTCGGCAAGGACGTACCCGCCTCGCAGGTCGGAGCCACCGCCCTGCGGGCGGCCGAGACGCAGCTCGGCAAGCCGTACAGCTATGGCAAGACCGGCATGGCGTCCTGGGACTGCTCGGGTCTGACGGGCTACGCCTACGCTCAGGCGGGCGTTAACCTGCCGCGCACCTCGCAGGAGCAGGCCACCATGGGCACCCGGATCGGCCGCAGTGAGCTGAAGCCCGGCGACCTGGTGCTCTTCTTCGACGACCTGCACCACATAGCCCTGTACGCGGGCAACAACATGGTGCTGCACGCGCCGAGGACCGGCACGGTTGTGCGCTACGAGTCGATGGACAACATGCCTTTCCAGTTCGGTGTGCGCATCGGCTGA